The following is a genomic window from Nitrospira sp..
GCGTCGGCCGCGCCCATTCGCGGCGAGGATGGATCGATCATCGCCATTCTCGTATTTTTCGTGAACCCCTTGGAGGATTTCACGAAAATCATCCAGCTCGGCCGGCTGGGAGCGACCGGAGAAACCTATGCCTTAGACCGCTCCGGCCGCCTAATTACCGAAAGCCGCTTCGACGCCCACTTGCGAACGATCGGCCTCATTCCCGACACCTCCGCCAATAGCAGAGGCATCCTCTCCGTCGAACTCCGCGACCCGGGCGTGAATCTGCTGACGGAGCCTCAACCGGCCACGCCGCGCACCCAGCAGCCGCTCACCCACATGGCGCACGAAGCCGTGCAAGGCCATGCCGGCAGCACCCTTGAAGGACATCGCGATTACCGGGGAGTGCCCGTGGTGGGAGCCTGGCTCTGGGATCGAGAGCTTGGCATCGGGTTGATCACAAAAATCGATGCCGAGGAGGCGTACCGCCGCCTCAACCTGACCCGCAGCACGATTGTGATCATGATGAGCATTGTGGGGCTCACCGCCCTCGTCATGACCGTCTTGCTCGTCAAACACGCCCGGGCACTGACCGTCAGCCTTGAGCGGCAACGCACCGTACAGATGTCCTTGCGCCACAGTGAAGCGCGGACGAAGCTCATCATCGACAACGCGCTGGATGCCGTCATCGAAATCAACCCGGCGGGCCTGATCCGCGAGTGGAATCGGCAGGCCGAGACAATGTTTGGGTGGACCCGGTCGGATGTGCTGGGGAAAAACTTGACGGACTGCATTATTCCCGCGCGATTCCAAGACGCGCACCGAAGCGGAGTACAGCGCCTCGCCAACACGGGAGCGGATCCCTCGCTCAACAAACGCATCGAAGTGTACGCCCAGCGGATGGACGGGCAAGAGGTGCCTGTAGAGCTGACCGTTACCCACCACGCGCTCGGCGACGACATCTTTTTCACCGCTTTTTTAAGAGACCTCACGGAGTCGAAGCTCGCGCAAGAAGCGCTCGCCAACGTGATGCAGGAGCTCGCGCAGCGCAACGCGGAGCTGTTGAACGCGCGCGATCAAGCGCTGGCGGCCACGCAGGCCAAGAGCGAGTTTCTCGCGACCATGAGCCATGAAATCCGCACCCCCATGAACGCCATCGTCGGGATGGCGGAAGTGTTGAGCGAGACGACGCTGACCGCCGCGCAGATCGACTACGTGTACCGGCTCCGCCGCGCGGCCAATACGCTGCTGGAGCTCATCAACGGCATTCTCGATCTCTCCAAAATCGAAGCGGGCCATGTGACACTCGAAACCATCGGGTTCGACTTGAGCGAACTCGTGGAAAGCACCGCGGAACTGATCGTTGTGCGCGCCCAAGGCAAGGACCTCGATGTGCTCGCCCATATCGACCCTGCCCTGCCCGGCTACGTCAGCGGCGACCCCACGCGCCTGCGGCAGATTCTGATGAACTTACTCAGCAACGCCATCAAATTCACGGATCGCGGACATGTGCTCGTCCGAGTGGAGCCTGCCCATGGCCACGAGGCTGAGCATGGCATTCATCTGGCCGTCTCCGACACCGGCATTGGAATTCCGCAAGATAAATTCAGCGTCATTTTCGACAATTTCACGCAAGTCGACTCCAGCACCACGCGCAAGTACGGCGGCACGGGGCTCGGACTCGGGATCAGCAAACGCCTGGCGGAGCTCATGGGCGGGCGCATTT
Proteins encoded in this region:
- a CDS encoding putative Histidine kinase (Evidence 3 : Putative function from multiple computational evidences; Product type e : enzyme; MaGe:77307481), producing the protein MRKLNRQPSQASKEYLLLLLLFPLALVVWIAVTKIEDGERADLSSHLRTVLETTQRGLQIWAAAHKDQLNALAESHELRTAVAAQLRVQRTPQALRRSAALQNIRMILTPLTRKMKNTIGFSILSPDGIQIAAIVNTALGQYDTVGFHDPEVIAKALDGSTTIGLPFLAFAEINLDDGGTVATDNPLMASAAPIRGEDGSIIAILVFFVNPLEDFTKIIQLGRLGATGETYALDRSGRLITESRFDAHLRTIGLIPDTSANSRGILSVELRDPGVNLLTEPQPATPRTQQPLTHMAHEAVQGHAGSTLEGHRDYRGVPVVGAWLWDRELGIGLITKIDAEEAYRRLNLTRSTIVIMMSIVGLTALVMTVLLVKHARALTVSLERQRTVQMSLRHSEARTKLIIDNALDAVIEINPAGLIREWNRQAETMFGWTRSDVLGKNLTDCIIPARFQDAHRSGVQRLANTGADPSLNKRIEVYAQRMDGQEVPVELTVTHHALGDDIFFTAFLRDLTESKLAQEALANVMQELAQRNAELLNARDQALAATQAKSEFLATMSHEIRTPMNAIVGMAEVLSETTLTAAQIDYVYRLRRAANTLLELINGILDLSKIEAGHVTLETIGFDLSELVESTAELIVVRAQGKDLDVLAHIDPALPGYVSGDPTRLRQILMNLLSNAIKFTDRGHVLVRVEPAHGHEAEHGIHLAVSDTGIGIPQDKFSVIFDNFTQVDSSTTRKYGGTGLGLGISKRLAELMGGRIWVESTEGVGSTFHVLLHLPAAANPAQPPVPSVAGQRLLLAGNDLNRHIVREIIARAGGACTEAADAVDAHTLLRQPPESRPFDLLILDNRMPGLDNDWLRRIESAAAAQSLPILRLTSDPQRRNTTKKPAGNLTHYIAKPIRRLALLEAIHTALDLKTPEQPRRPAQPPAPSAVPSSPTVRTRILLVEDLEDNRAIVDLFLKHSPVDLDMAEHGLEAVEKVKIHSYDLVLMDIQMPVMGGYEATQAIRSWERAQRRAPIPIVALTANAFREEIDKSLTSGCTAHLTKPITKKVLLDAIHRYTQDAGRQEAA